The following proteins are co-located in the Syngnathus scovelli strain Florida chromosome 5, RoL_Ssco_1.2, whole genome shotgun sequence genome:
- the psip1a gene encoding PC4 and SFRS1 interacting protein 1a isoform X2, with the protein MARDWKPGDLIFAKMKGYPHWPARIDEVPDGAVKPSNIKLPIFFFGTHETAFLGPKDIFPYQPNKDKYAKPNKRKGFNEGLWEIENNPKVELTAPKPIRPECLSEKDSDAGLDGEEETDDKETKSSEDSVQTEASKPKRGRKRKNEDDQEIESAEAPPASPVSPGGGEAPKRRGRKPKSDKLLLQHQDRPASGSEIDPGESDKKRKRVAEDKSKISEEDKRRKDDIKAKDGEGREPEAKKKKQSKDGNSSGASDDDEKNKGKKKQNIDVDKDGRRRKEDSSKDDGKKIDERSGAKKKEMSTDVKLQRLHSEIKISLKIDNPDVKKCLIALDEISTLQVTTQHLQKQGELIATLKKIRRFKASQDVMDKATMLYNKFKTMFLVGEGECMLSKVLNRSIAEQRQHEEAKKGTLKKAEQAQENNASTDKAGEGDHSTEENKQEPREDTSSGENLSTPVAPEAST; encoded by the exons ATGGCCCGAGACTGGAAGCCTGGTGATCTGATTTTTGCCAAAATGAAGGGCTATCCCCACTGGCCAGCCAGA ATAGATGAAGTCCCAGATGGCGCTGTGAAGCCATCCAACATTAAGTTACCCATTTTCTTCTTCGGCACCCATGAAAC TGCTTTTCTCGGCCCCAAAGACATCTTCCCGTATCAACCTAACAAAGACAAGTATGCCAAACCCAACAAGAGGAAGGGCTTCAACGAAGGACTGTGGGAGATTGAAAACAACCCCAAAGTTGAGCTGACGGCACCCAAG ccgATTCGTCCTGAATGTTTGTCTGAGAAGGATTCAGACGCTGGCCTGGACGGGGAGGAGGAGACAGACGATAAGGAAACAAAGTCATCTGAG GACTCAGTCCAGACAGAGGCTTCTAAACCCAAGCGAGGACGAAAAAGAAAG AATGAGGATGATCAGGAGATTGAGTCAGCCGAAGCTCCCCCGGCGAGTCCCGTCAGTCCAGGAG GTGGGGAGGCCCCCAAACGACGAGGCAGGAAGCCCAAAAGTGACAAGTTACTCCTGCAGCATCAAGACCGACCAGCGTCAGGAAgtgaaat AGACCCCGGTGAGTCGGATAAAAAGAGGAAGAGGGTGGCGGAGGACAAGTCCAAGATCTCCGAGGAGGACAAGCGAAGGAAGGACGACATCAAGGCCAAGGACGGCGAGGGCAGAGAGCCAGAGGCCAAGAAGAAAAAGCAGTCCAAAGACGGCAACTCCTCCGGTGCCTCGGATGACGACGAG AAAAACAAAGGCAAGAAAAAACAGAACATCGACGTGGACAAGGACGGACGGCGGCGCAAAGAGGA TTCAAGCAAAGACGACGGCAAGAAAATTGACGAACGTTCCGGGGCTAAGAAAAAGG AAATGTCCACAGATGTCAAGCTCCAGCGACTGCACAGTGAAATCAAGATTTCGCTGAAGATAGACAATCCT GATGTGAAGAAGTGCCTGATTGCCCTAGATGAGATCAGCACCCTTCAGGTGACCACTCAGCACCTGCAGAAGCAGGGCGAACTCATCGCCACTCTGAAGAAG ATCCGCAGATTTAAAGCCAGCCAGGATGTGATGGACAAAGCCACCATGCTGTACAATAAGTTCAAGACCATGTTCCTGGTGGGCGAGGGCGAGTGCATGCTCAGCAAGGTGCTCAACAGGTCCATAGCCGAGCAGCGGCAGCACGAGGAGGCCAAGAAAGGGACGCTGAAGAAAGCGGAGCAAGCGCAAGAAAACAACGCGAGCACAg ACAAGGCCGGCGAAGGAGATCACAGCACCGAGGAAAATAAGCAGGAGCCACGTGAAGATACCTCCTCGGGGGAGAATCTCAG CACTCCCGTTGCTCCGGAGGCCTCCACCTAA
- the psip1a gene encoding PC4 and SFRS1 interacting protein 1a isoform X1, whose amino-acid sequence MARDWKPGDLIFAKMKGYPHWPARIDEVPDGAVKPSNIKLPIFFFGTHETAFLGPKDIFPYQPNKDKYAKPNKRKGFNEGLWEIENNPKVELTAPKPIRPECLSEKDSDAGLDGEEETDDKETKSSEVPGREAEEEEEGEEEEEEEEEEEEEGPMITDQKQDDSVQTEASKPKRGRKRKNEDDQEIESAEAPPASPVSPGGGEAPKRRGRKPKSDKLLLQHQDRPASGSEIDPGESDKKRKRVAEDKSKISEEDKRRKDDIKAKDGEGREPEAKKKKQSKDGNSSGASDDDEKNKGKKKQNIDVDKDGRRRKEDSSKDDGKKIDERSGAKKKEMSTDVKLQRLHSEIKISLKIDNPDVKKCLIALDEISTLQVTTQHLQKQGELIATLKKIRRFKASQDVMDKATMLYNKFKTMFLVGEGECMLSKVLNRSIAEQRQHEEAKKGTLKKAEQAQENNASTDKAGEGDHSTEENKQEPREDTSSGENLSTPVAPEAST is encoded by the exons ATGGCCCGAGACTGGAAGCCTGGTGATCTGATTTTTGCCAAAATGAAGGGCTATCCCCACTGGCCAGCCAGA ATAGATGAAGTCCCAGATGGCGCTGTGAAGCCATCCAACATTAAGTTACCCATTTTCTTCTTCGGCACCCATGAAAC TGCTTTTCTCGGCCCCAAAGACATCTTCCCGTATCAACCTAACAAAGACAAGTATGCCAAACCCAACAAGAGGAAGGGCTTCAACGAAGGACTGTGGGAGATTGAAAACAACCCCAAAGTTGAGCTGACGGCACCCAAG ccgATTCGTCCTGAATGTTTGTCTGAGAAGGATTCAGACGCTGGCCTGGACGGGGAGGAGGAGACAGACGATAAGGAAACAAAGTCATCTGAG GTTCCAGGAAGGGaggctgaggaagaggaggagggagaagaagaagaggaggaggaggaggaggaggaggaagaagggcCTATGATCACTGATCAGAAACAGGAT GACTCAGTCCAGACAGAGGCTTCTAAACCCAAGCGAGGACGAAAAAGAAAG AATGAGGATGATCAGGAGATTGAGTCAGCCGAAGCTCCCCCGGCGAGTCCCGTCAGTCCAGGAG GTGGGGAGGCCCCCAAACGACGAGGCAGGAAGCCCAAAAGTGACAAGTTACTCCTGCAGCATCAAGACCGACCAGCGTCAGGAAgtgaaat AGACCCCGGTGAGTCGGATAAAAAGAGGAAGAGGGTGGCGGAGGACAAGTCCAAGATCTCCGAGGAGGACAAGCGAAGGAAGGACGACATCAAGGCCAAGGACGGCGAGGGCAGAGAGCCAGAGGCCAAGAAGAAAAAGCAGTCCAAAGACGGCAACTCCTCCGGTGCCTCGGATGACGACGAG AAAAACAAAGGCAAGAAAAAACAGAACATCGACGTGGACAAGGACGGACGGCGGCGCAAAGAGGA TTCAAGCAAAGACGACGGCAAGAAAATTGACGAACGTTCCGGGGCTAAGAAAAAGG AAATGTCCACAGATGTCAAGCTCCAGCGACTGCACAGTGAAATCAAGATTTCGCTGAAGATAGACAATCCT GATGTGAAGAAGTGCCTGATTGCCCTAGATGAGATCAGCACCCTTCAGGTGACCACTCAGCACCTGCAGAAGCAGGGCGAACTCATCGCCACTCTGAAGAAG ATCCGCAGATTTAAAGCCAGCCAGGATGTGATGGACAAAGCCACCATGCTGTACAATAAGTTCAAGACCATGTTCCTGGTGGGCGAGGGCGAGTGCATGCTCAGCAAGGTGCTCAACAGGTCCATAGCCGAGCAGCGGCAGCACGAGGAGGCCAAGAAAGGGACGCTGAAGAAAGCGGAGCAAGCGCAAGAAAACAACGCGAGCACAg ACAAGGCCGGCGAAGGAGATCACAGCACCGAGGAAAATAAGCAGGAGCCACGTGAAGATACCTCCTCGGGGGAGAATCTCAG CACTCCCGTTGCTCCGGAGGCCTCCACCTAA
- the snapc3 gene encoding snRNA-activating protein complex subunit 3: MATSSAPASDPNPNIPEYDYGNKNTKKFHIDSFRKEWLSRLKPFDYSYGIEDEDTFHANFAHEMGVSVDMMRELKEVCSPALLRCDPEDQEPDPEVVPEDSTLKTLIERKKRQDYKSSLKINKNRHDLYADEQERLSVVTKPDTVENLVPEGDVILTINIYYPATFEKFCYVRPHMTLLVLGSQMLSELRDAICCASDLQVCGEFSNTPDMVPDVVNKDIYKSAFFFFEGVFYNDMRYPECRDISQTTITWAKTKNFPPYTQAKMEDTKVADLEVKVGFPYLYCHQGDCEHVVIITDIRLTHKDDCLDRKFYPLLIHKHRIATQKCAVCYTYIARWCTTNDQFAPSQPCLFCDKCFRMLHYDADGNKLGEFLAYPYTDRGAFN; the protein is encoded by the exons ATGGCGACTTCCTCGGCGCCAGCGTCCGACCCTAATCCAAACATTCCAGAATACGATTACGGCAATAAGAATACCAAAAAGTTTCACATAGACTCGTTCAGAAAAGAGTGGCTGAGTAGACTTAAACCGTTCGATTATTCCTACGGCATCGAGGACGAAGACACGTTTCACGCCAATTTTGCTCACGAGATGGGAGTCAGCGTGGACATGATGCGGGAGCTCAAAGAAGTCTGCAG CCCCGCATTACTTCGTTGCGATCCCGAGGACCAGGAGCCTGACCCAGAAGTTGTACCTGAAGACTCCACGTTGAAAACTCTCAt CGAAAGAAAAAAGAGGCAAGATTATAAATCCTCTCTAAAAATCAACAAGAACCGACACGACCTTTACGCAGACGAGCAG GAGCGACTATCCGTCGTGACGAAACCAGATACCGTGGAAAATTTAGTCCCGGAAGGAGACGTGATTCTGACAATCAATATCTACTATCCGGCTACATTTGAAAAG TTTTGCTACGTCCGACCCCACATGACGCTGCTGGTTCTGGGCTCACAAATGCTGTCGGAGCTGCGAGACGCCATTTGCTGCGCTAGCGACCTACAAGTGTGCGGCGAGTTCAGCAACACGCCGGACATGGTGCCCGATGTAGTCAACAAA GACATCTACAAGtctgctttctttttcttcGAAGGGGTGTTTTATAACGACATGCGCTACCCCGAATGCCGCGACATCAGCCA GACCACAATCACATGGGCCAAGACTAAGAACTTCCCGCCGTATACCCAAGCCAAGATGGAGGACACCAAGGTGGCGGATCTGGAGGTGAAAGTGGGCTTCCCCTACCTCTACTGTCACCAGGGCGACTGTGAGCATGTCGTCATCATCACAGACATCAG ATTGACGCACAAGGACGACTGCCTGGATCGGAAGTTCTACCCGCTGCTAATTCACAAACATCGAATCGCCACGCAGAAATGCGCCGTTTGCTACACTTATATTGCCAG gtgGTGCACCACCAACGACCAGTTTGCCCCGAGTCAGCCTTGCTTGTTTTGCGACAAATGCTTCCGCATGCTGCACTACGACGCCGACGGGAACAAGTTGGGCGAATTCCTGGCTTACCCCTACACGGACCGCGGCGCTTTTAACTGA
- the LOC125969035 gene encoding tetratricopeptide repeat protein 39B-like, whose product MELANGNYSLNQVEKPCSENVLEPPIDLETALKECSSALDLFLNNKFSDALALLAPWKSQSMYHAMGYSSMLVMQAGMTFDPKDMNAAMESLSDALLTCQRFRKKTGIMETLVNLWQRQSPESLTEEEMHAELCYAEVLLQKAALTFLDESIIGFIKGGMRMRTSYQIFKECQALVQGSAEMEKKSTYVHFKGGVSMGIGSFNLMLSLLPARILKLMEFLGFSGDREVGLSELQAGASSDSLRSILSTLTLLMFHLYISVILGSGDVDLSEAEALLEPYANRFPNGALMLFYVARISLLKGNITFAEEKFHACIAAQQEWRQIHHLCYWELMWAYSFEQNWREAYHYADLLCKESKWSQAVYMFQKASILSMLPEEEVKKLGENVEDLFREVDGLRLRLAGKSIPTEKFAAKKAQRYVSSKPVKLVVPALEMMYVWNGFTIVGKRPDLTENILATLEKAEEELKYSSSPSDYHLDDQCVVQLLKGLCLRQLGRLDQAEVCFNHVLSSESDLKYDNYLVPFTMYEMGLLHKQRGDMEKAIFVLESAKLNYKDYSMESRLHFRIHAVLNSIGSFAAKIPPSRMPA is encoded by the exons ATGGAGCTCGCCAATGGAAACTACTCCCTGAATCAG GTGGAAAAACCCTGTTCTGAAAATGTATT AGAACCACCAATAGATTTAGAAACAGCGTTGAAGGAATGCTCCAGCGCCCTCGATCTCTTCCTAAACAACAAGTTTTCAGATGCCTTAGCTCTTTTAGCACCCTG GAAAAGCCAGAGCATGTACCACGCGATGGGCTACAGCAGCATGCTGGTAATGCAGGCGGGCATGACCTTTGACCCGAAGGACATGAACGCTGCGATGGAGTCACTCAGCGACGCGCTTCTGACATGCCAGAG GTTTAGAAAGAAAACAGGAATCATGGAGACTCTGGTCAATTTGTGGCAAAGGCAATCACCTGAAAGTCTGACAGAAG AGGAAATGCACGCCGAGCTCTGCTACGCCGAAGTGCTGCTGCAGAAGGCGGCGCTCACGTTCCTCGACGAGAGCATCATCGGGTTCATCAAGGGAGGCATGAGGATGAGGACCAGCTATCAGATTTTCAA GGAGTGTCAAGCGCTGGTGCAAGGCAGCGCGGAAATGGAGAAGAAGAGCACCTATGTTCACTTTAAGGGCGGAGTCAGCATGGGCATTGGATCTTTTAATCTG ATGCTATCTCTCTTACCAGCTAGAATCCTCAAACTGATGGAGTTTTTGGGTTTCTCAGGGGACAGG gaggTGGGTTTGTCTGAGTTGCAAGCGGGCGCCTCCAGCGACAGCCTGCGCTCTATTCTCAGCACTTTGACTCTGCTCATGTTTCACCTCTACATCTCTGTCATTCTGG GATCTGGCGACGTGGATCTCAGTGAGGCCGAGGCTCTGCTGGAGCCTTACGCTAACAGGTTCCCGAAT GGGGCTCTCATGCTTTTCTACGTTGCAAGAATTTCCCTGCTCAAGGGAAACATCACGTTT GCTGAGGAAAAGTTCCACGCTTGCATCGCCGCTCAGCAGGAGTGGCGCCAGATTCACCACCTGTGCTACTGGGAGCTCATGTGGGCTTACTCCTTTGAGCAGAATTGGCGGGAAGCGTACCACTATGCCGATCTGCTCTGCAAGGAGAGCAAATGGTCACAg GCCGTCTACATGTTCCAGAAGGCGTCCATACTGAGCATGCTCCCAGAGGAGGAAGTCAAGAAACTGGGCGAAAATGTGGAGGATTTATTCag GGAGGTGGACGGACTGCGACTGAGGTTGGCCGGAAAGTCCATTCCGACTGAGAAGTTTGCAGCCAAGAAGGCTCAGCGCTACGTCTCCTCCAAACCTGTCAAGCTGGTCGTCCCAGCTTTG GAAATGATGTACGTGTGGAACGGCTTCACCATTGTTGGCAAAAGACCCGACTTGACGGAAAACATCTTGGCTACGTTGGAGAAAGCGGAGGAGGAACTCAAGTATAGTTCAA GCCCGTCGGACTACCACCTGGATGACCAGTGTGTGGTTCAGTTGCTCAAGGGCTTGTGTCTGAGGCAGTTGGGGCGACTCGACCAGGCGGAGGTCTGCTTCAACCACGTCCTATCCAG CGAAAGCGACCTGAAGTACGACAACTACCTGGTGCCCTTTACCATGTACGAGATGGGCCTCCTGCATAAGCAGAGGGGCGACATGGAAAAGGCCATTTTTGTGCTTGAAAGCGCCAA GCTGAACTACAAAGACTACAGCATGGAGTCTCGGCTCCACTTCCGAATCCACGCCGTGCTCAACAGCATAGGCTCCTTCGCGGCCAAGATTCCGCCTTCACGCATGCCGGCGTGA
- the dnajb14 gene encoding dnaJ homolog subfamily B member 14: MEGNRDEAEKCVNIASKAIEAGDKEKALKFLHKAEKLFPTARAKALLDAITRNGSSAANGAHRRRPAHNSEDGGAQAMRARAESTGAESSKVFTQEQVEGVQRIKRCKDYYEVLGVTKEANEDELKKAYRKLALKFHPDKNHAPGATDAFKKIGNAYAVLSNPAKRRQYDVTGSEEPSGAGHAHGGANGFDFHRGFEADITPEDLFNMFFGGGFPSSSAQTFTNGRTNYSHHGDYRQERTDERGDGGFSMLIQLMPIVVLILVSILSQMMVSPPPYSLYSRPSTSQTVKRQTENLHVNYYVTRDFKSEYKTAAALQQIEKSVEEDYVTNVKNSCWKERQTKTELLYAAKVYRDERMRKKAELMTMENCKELERLNNLFRGG; encoded by the exons ATGGAAGGAAATCGAGACGAGGCTGAGAAATGTGTCAACATCGCGTCAAAAGCCATCGAGGCGGGGGACAAGGAGAAGGCGCTCAAGTTCCTCCACAAAGCGGAGAAACTCTTCCCGACAGCGCGAGCCAAAG CCTTGCTTGACGCGATAACCAGAAACGGGAGCTCTGCGGCTAATGGCGCACATCGCAGACGACCGGCGCACAATTCGGAAGACGGCGGCGCGCAAGCGATGAGGGCACGTGCCGAGTCCACGGGAGCCGAATCGTCCAAGGTGTTCACGCAAGAGCAGGTGGAAGGCGTCCAAAG AATAAAGCGCTGTAAAGACTACTACGAAGTGCTCGGTGTCACCAAAGAAGCCAATGAAGATGAGCTGAAGAAGGCCTACAGGAAACTGGCCCTCAAGTTCCACCCGGACAAGAATCACGCTCCCGGAGCAACGGACGCCTTTAAAA AAATTGGTAACGCGTACGCGGTGCTGAGCAATCCGGCCAAACGGCGGCAGTATGACGTGACGGGAAGCGAAGAACCAAGCGGAGCAGGCCACGCGCATGGCGGCGCCAACGGCTTTGACTTCCACAGAGGGTTCGAAGCCGACATCACCCCTGAAGACCTCTTCAATATGTTCTTCGGAGGAGGCTTCCCTTCTT CAAGCGCACAGACGTTCACCAACGGCAGGACGAACTACAGCCATCACGGCGACTACCGACAAGAGCGGACAGACGAAAGAGGAGAT GGTGGTTTCTCCATGCTCATTCAGCTCATGCCCATCGTGGTCCTGATCTTGGTGTCAATACTGAGCCAGATGATGGTTTCCCCTCCTCCTTACAGTCTCTACTCTCGACC GTCCACGAGTCAGACGGTGAAGCGGCAGACGGAAAACCTGCACGTGAACTATTACGTCACCAGAGACTTCAAGTCTGAGTACAAAACGGCGGCGGCGCTGCAGCAGATTGAGAAAAGTGTGGAGGAAGACTACGTGACCAATGTCAAGAATAGCTGCTGGAAGGAGAGACAGACAA AAACAGAGCTGCTGTACGCCGCCAAGGTGTATCGGGACGAGCGCATGCGCAAGAAGGCGGAGCTTATGACCATGGAAAACTGCAAAGAGCTGGAAAGACTAAATAACCTCTTTCGAGGTGGATGA
- the pla2g12a gene encoding group XIIA secretory phospholipase A2 gives MLTTSHVVFALVICVASVSCCEQKAETPDWRMTLKTIRNGIHKIDTYLNAALDLFGGDDGMCRYKCSDGYKPAPRPGYKPPPPNGCGTPMFGIQFDVGIPSMTKCCNQHDRCYDTCGRDKHDCDEQFQDCLETICRNVQRTLGLAHSVQACESTVTLLFDAVMHLGCKPYLDSQRESCVCQYEVKREL, from the exons ATGCTAACGACAAGCCATGTTGTTTTCGCCCTGGTCATTTGCGTGGCTTCTGTTTCTTGCTGTGAGCAGAAAGCGGAGACTCCTGACTGGCGAATGACTCTAAAAACGATACGCAATGGCATCCATAAAATCGACACGTATCTCAACGCGGCTCTCGACTTGTTCGGCGGCGACGACGGCATGTGTCGTTACAAATGTAGTGACG GTTACAAGCCGGCGCCTCGTCCCGGGTACAAGCCGCCGCCGCCCAACGGATGTGGAACGCCGATGTTTGGAATCCAG TTCGACGTTGGCATCCCATCCATGACCAAATGCTGCAACCAGCACGACCGCTGCTACGACACATGCGGCCGCGACAAGCATGACTGCGACGAGCAGTTCCAGGACTGTCTGGAGACCATCTGCAGGAACGTGCAACGTACTCTGGGATTGGCCCACAGTGTTCAAG CGTGCGAGTCAACCGTGACGTTGCTATTCGACGCCGTGATGCACTTGGGGTGCAAACCGTACTTGGACAGCCAGCGAGAGTCGTGCGTGTGTCAGTACGAAGTGAAGAGGGAGCTGTGA